One region of Candidatus Paceibacterota bacterium genomic DNA includes:
- a CDS encoding LysM peptidoglycan-binding domain-containing protein translates to MKRICLLLVTLALCASPTLRAQDAATEERLNKLSGKVEDLIAAQEVARKQITDLARELNSLREQSAKPSTTYARPEDLNSLAEKVREVDRKRMEDAERTHAELLRLRRVLEAPISTPRKSTSIKSPKDSTATSPVPATSDGGFEYIIKPGDTLDAIVQAYKEKNIKVTVNQIVNANPGLKPERMRVGQKIFIPAP, encoded by the coding sequence ATGAAACGGATTTGCTTACTGTTGGTGACACTGGCGTTGTGCGCCTCGCCCACTCTGCGCGCCCAGGATGCGGCGACGGAAGAACGTTTGAACAAGCTCAGTGGGAAAGTGGAAGACCTGATCGCCGCGCAGGAGGTCGCGAGGAAGCAAATCACCGATCTGGCCAGGGAATTAAATAGCCTGCGCGAGCAGTCCGCCAAACCCAGCACCACCTACGCCCGGCCAGAGGACTTGAACAGCCTGGCCGAGAAGGTCAGAGAAGTGGACCGCAAGCGGATGGAGGACGCCGAGAGGACACACGCCGAACTTCTGAGGCTCCGCAGAGTGTTGGAGGCACCGATAAGCACCCCCAGAAAGAGCACAAGCATCAAGTCGCCCAAAGACAGCACGGCCACCTCCCCAGTACCAGCGACATCCGACGGGGGTTTCGAATACATTATTAAGCCCGGGGATACCCTGGACGCCATTGTGCAGGCTTACAAGGAGAAGAACATCAAGGTCACGGTGAACCAGATAGTAAATGCTAACCCGGGGTTGAAGCCAGAGCGCATGCGGGTGGGACAGAAGATCTTCATCCCGGCGCCATAG
- a CDS encoding N-acetyltransferase produces MSNEIQIVPLSRNPRDVRRFLMVSYGIYQDDPNWVAPLLADLKQVFSDANPLFAHAVMQLWVATRGGQDVGRIAGIIDHNYTRATKDPAAFFGFFESADDAAVSRRLFETVAGWAHQAGLPRLLGPMNPTSNEECGLLIKGFDSPPVIMMTYNPRYYVPLVEAAGFSKAKDLLAFHMDLAKIPMDRLSRIAAKIKQRNPNLVFRPVRRKTLQADLAKVKEVYNAAWEDNWGFVPMTDAEVDFIAARLKPLLMEGLVWLAEAGPEPVGFLLAMPDYNVAIQPLRGRLLTPKVFGFLPYLFGWKCPPRTRVITLGMKEKYRSKGLESALLIEGLKTGIAAGVRESEASWILEDNVLMCRVLEAIGGRVYKTYRLYTRALT; encoded by the coding sequence ATGAGCAATGAGATTCAGATTGTGCCGCTCTCCCGGAATCCGCGGGACGTGCGACGCTTCCTGATGGTTAGCTATGGCATTTACCAAGATGATCCCAATTGGGTTGCCCCGCTGCTGGCCGATCTCAAGCAAGTGTTCAGTGACGCCAACCCTTTGTTCGCGCATGCCGTGATGCAGCTTTGGGTGGCCACTCGGGGTGGACAGGATGTGGGGCGCATTGCCGGCATCATTGATCACAACTACACCCGGGCGACGAAAGACCCGGCTGCGTTCTTTGGGTTCTTTGAATCGGCAGACGATGCAGCGGTCAGCCGCAGGCTATTTGAAACGGTTGCCGGATGGGCCCATCAAGCGGGGTTGCCGCGCCTGCTGGGGCCGATGAATCCCACCTCCAACGAAGAGTGCGGCTTGTTAATCAAGGGGTTTGATTCGCCGCCGGTCATCATGATGACCTACAATCCGCGCTACTATGTGCCGTTGGTGGAGGCCGCGGGCTTCTCCAAAGCCAAGGATTTGCTGGCGTTTCACATGGACTTGGCAAAGATCCCGATGGATCGCCTTAGCCGCATTGCCGCTAAGATCAAACAACGCAATCCGAACCTCGTCTTTCGGCCAGTCCGTCGCAAGACGTTGCAGGCGGACCTCGCGAAGGTAAAGGAGGTATATAACGCCGCCTGGGAGGATAACTGGGGCTTCGTGCCGATGACGGACGCAGAGGTGGATTTCATAGCCGCCCGCTTGAAGCCGCTGCTGATGGAAGGCTTGGTCTGGCTTGCCGAGGCAGGCCCGGAGCCGGTTGGATTCCTGTTAGCCATGCCGGATTACAATGTGGCGATCCAGCCTCTGCGTGGACGCCTCCTGACACCGAAGGTGTTCGGGTTCCTTCCCTATCTGTTTGGCTGGAAGTGCCCGCCCCGGACCCGGGTGATCACTTTGGGCATGAAGGAGAAGTATCGCTCCAAAGGGCTCGAATCGGCCCTGTTAATCGAAGGACTCAAAACAGGCATCGCGGCCGGCGTTCGCGAATCAGAGGCTTCCTGGATTCTGGAGGACAACGTGCTGATGTGCCGCGTGCTGGAGGCCATTGGCGGCCGAGTTTACAAGACCTACCGCCTCTACACTCGGGCGTTAACCTGA
- a CDS encoding undecaprenyl-diphosphate phosphatase gives MPDWIAVILLGIVEGITEFLPVSSTGHLLIAEHWLHIRQSDLFNVVIQSGAVLAVIPLFHKRFHQFLFRWRERATRDYALKLALACLLTGGPGYLLEKMGFTLPEELRPVAWALLVGGVGFVLIEVWLRRKTLQDEVTWAVAVAVGFGQVVAAVFPGASRSGTTILLCLLLGLARPAATEFCFIVGIPTMLAAGGLKIFKALHHPPPGAAPEHWGLLLLGFLVSAVVSFIAVKWLLRYVQTHTFTAFGWYRIGLSLLIAIGVYCDWS, from the coding sequence ATGCCAGACTGGATTGCGGTCATTCTGTTGGGAATTGTGGAAGGGATTACGGAATTCCTGCCGGTGTCATCCACCGGCCACCTGCTGATCGCCGAGCACTGGCTGCATATCCGACAAAGCGACCTCTTCAATGTCGTCATCCAGTCCGGCGCGGTGCTGGCGGTGATCCCCCTGTTTCATAAACGCTTTCACCAGTTCCTGTTCCGCTGGCGCGAGCGGGCCACGCGAGACTATGCCCTGAAGCTCGCACTGGCCTGTTTGTTAACGGGCGGTCCTGGCTACTTGCTGGAGAAGATGGGGTTCACGCTACCGGAAGAACTTCGGCCGGTGGCCTGGGCTTTGCTGGTCGGCGGCGTTGGTTTCGTCCTCATCGAGGTTTGGTTGCGCCGCAAGACCCTCCAGGACGAGGTGACTTGGGCTGTCGCTGTTGCGGTCGGATTCGGCCAGGTTGTAGCAGCCGTCTTCCCTGGGGCGTCGCGCTCAGGCACGACCATTCTGCTGTGCCTGTTGCTCGGCCTGGCGCGGCCCGCGGCGACAGAATTCTGTTTTATCGTGGGAATCCCAACCATGCTGGCGGCGGGCGGCCTGAAGATATTCAAGGCGTTGCACCACCCGCCGCCCGGCGCGGCTCCGGAACATTGGGGACTGTTGCTGCTCGGATTTCTCGTCTCGGCCGTCGTCTCTTTCATCGCGGTGAAATGGCTGCTGCGTTATGTGCAGACACACACCTTCACCGCGTTCGGTTGGTACCGGATTGGCCTATCCCTCCTGATCGCAATTGGAGTGTATTGCGATTGGAGCTGA
- a CDS encoding response regulator: MARRPKILLTDDNPDLLDLYRDLLAQLASRPEIQSASSGAHALAKLEAEPFDLLICDLRMPKMDGLQVLAIVRRKYPQMRTVALTAELDEQLRSRAYALGADLFWYKPSTEQETRMFATCIESLLGREDEAGFRGVQSKSLMDIIQLECISQSSSVLRITNGTQTGMIWIQSGELLDAEAADLRGEEAFQRILSWKAGNFEILPAEPNRPRTVFKPYNALLLETAQVLDESRGGVTPADAPETAVSPLAQLSQIEGLEFVLTMRPGHGGHELARGLENPERMAAWARQSLERFRSLGDRLGAGPLDQVEGFGPQRHVTLACQEETEFCVGWRPSLASGQVRELMKKVLAIWVC, from the coding sequence TGTACCGGGACCTCCTGGCACAGTTGGCCAGCCGGCCTGAGATCCAGAGCGCGTCCTCCGGAGCGCACGCCCTGGCGAAGTTGGAAGCGGAACCGTTCGATTTGCTGATTTGCGATCTGAGAATGCCGAAGATGGACGGCCTGCAGGTCCTGGCAATCGTGCGCCGCAAGTATCCGCAAATGCGCACCGTGGCGCTCACGGCGGAACTGGACGAGCAGTTACGCTCCCGCGCCTACGCCCTGGGCGCGGACCTTTTCTGGTACAAGCCCTCTACTGAGCAGGAAACCAGAATGTTCGCGACGTGCATCGAGTCTTTGCTCGGCCGCGAGGACGAGGCCGGCTTTCGTGGGGTGCAAAGCAAGAGCCTCATGGACATCATTCAGTTGGAGTGCATTTCGCAGAGCTCGTCCGTGCTGCGGATCACCAATGGCACACAGACCGGCATGATCTGGATCCAGAGCGGCGAGCTGCTCGACGCCGAAGCGGCCGACCTGCGCGGGGAAGAAGCGTTCCAGAGAATCCTGTCCTGGAAAGCGGGCAACTTCGAGATATTGCCCGCTGAACCAAACCGCCCCCGCACGGTTTTCAAGCCTTACAACGCCCTGCTGCTGGAAACAGCGCAGGTCCTGGACGAATCGCGCGGCGGGGTGACGCCGGCGGACGCGCCCGAGACCGCTGTGTCCCCACTGGCGCAACTGTCACAAATCGAAGGTCTTGAATTCGTGCTGACGATGAGGCCCGGTCACGGCGGCCACGAACTCGCGCGGGGACTCGAGAACCCGGAGCGCATGGCGGCGTGGGCACGGCAGAGCCTGGAGCGCTTCCGCTCACTCGGGGATCGGTTGGGTGCAGGCCCGCTGGACCAGGTCGAGGGATTCGGTCCGCAGCGTCATGTCACCCTGGCTTGCCAGGAAGAAACCGAGTTTTGTGTCGGCTGGAGACCTTCCCTGGCTTCAGGCCAGGTGCGGGAGTTGATGAAGAAAGTCCTGGCGATATGGGTCTGCTGA